The sequence CTAAGATTTTCGAAGAAATAGTTTGAAGGAGGTATTTCGGAACGGTCCATAGCTCGACCGGCGTTGACGATGAGGTGGGTACGGTACATGTTAACTAGCCGGTTGAGGACACCAACAAAGATGGCGCAGCCGAGGAGAAGGTACATTGTCCAGCCGAACGCGTGGTGCTATGAAAGTGTTAGCCTTGAAGAGGCCATTAATGAGAGGAGCGCTTACAAAGATCATTTCGCGGTCCCATACCCTCTAAATGGGAGGTTAAAAGGTTAATGTTAAGTGCAAGTGAaatggaggaagaaggcgtACCTCAGTCTTAGCACCCATGGTCCACGAGTACCTATCGACAAGGATAGTATTGTTGTAAACCTCCCCTTCTGTTCGAAAAACATCGACTGTAGGGACAATGCTCATGTCGACCTTGGCAACAAGTACATCAATGTCCTCTAGAGTCAGCAAACCATAATCCTCACAGTATCCTTGAAGTAAAGCCCAGCCTTTGGTGATCTCTTCCCCGGAACAGTAGGTTTTAACAGTGATAGCGAGGGATGTCTTCCAGTACTGGGACGCGCAATAGGCGGTGTAGTAAGCGGAGCCTTCTGGGTAGTCAGAGAAGCTGATGAGGCCGATAGCGTCAAGAGCACCCCCAGCACACTCTGTGATTAATGGTTTGATCTCGACCACGTCACTTGAAAGAACGGCTGGAAGGGCCAGTAGACCGACCCAGACAAGGGAGGAAAGGTGACTGGGAAAAGGCATATCAAATGAAGATGATTTATCGGAAGGGATAGGGGGCTCACATTTTAGTCTTAATACGGTTCTCCTAATATACATTCCTATCGTTGCTGGACATCAAACCAAAAAAATTGGTCCGGCCGACAGAATCGCTTAGTCTATTTTAATTATTTTTCTTCGTACCTCATTGACCTGTAGATGATCTTCGAAAAGGAGTGTggggaaagaggaaaagtCAGAAGCCAGGGTCGTGTCACGCATAACCGGTAAAGGATATGCCGTTCAGTCTCGAACTTCAAAGCCTTTACGAGTTGGCCGTTCCCTTCTAATCTCTTCGAGCGATCCCTTGTGAAAGGATGATGATTTTGCTTCTTTGCTTGCTTGCGACTTGTGATTCGAGACATCTTAATAAATCGCAAAGTATACCCATCGGCCGTGAATAGGTGATTGTGAAAAACGAggctgaggaggagagatCTGAGCAGATGAAAAGATTAAGGAAACGCAGTGAAAAAAAGAGGCATCCACCAAAGAAATAAGCGGTTCCTGAACCGATTGAAAAAGATGATGGACAGCTCACAGCGAACGACGACAACCTCATTGCTGCGATGTACGTAAGCCCAATTTCTCCTTTACATTCTTATGCACACAACTGTACATCCACTCTTTCCCTAAAACTGGCTGGGTATCCTCCAACCCAAGTCATGAATGGGAGGTCCTCTTGGGATGAATAGTTCGGTTCTCAATGAATGCAGCCGAGTGTAAAAGAAGCAAATCGTGGCGTCAAGTCCAGGCGACGAGGGGCAAATCGTGGCTGTGACCTCCAGTCTCTCTACCTCCTTTTCGATTTCCCTCCTCATGCCATATCATCAGGAGAACATATACGCCCAACTATACCATAAGGTCTCGTGCCATGTATGCCCGTAATTGCACCATCTTCCTTTGATATTCGGCTGTCAGTGCACATCCGGACGGAGGCAGAAGTTGGAACTATCTGATAACAACTCCGAAATCTTATAGTTCGTTCCTGGTGACTTTATCGGCCGAGTCGCAGCAAGGCACCGTCTCTATCTACCTATTCTCCCTATTTTTCACTGACGCATCCTCCAATCAAACTTATCTGATTGAGGCATTTCCCCTGCCTTGCAAATGTAAAGGCTCTAAGGAACGGACAGGAGGATAAGAATAGCACGGTAAGAAATTCTTCGCTCGTGAACAAAATATCGGGTCTTAGATGAAAGATCTCATTCATCCCGTACGTAACCGTTTGTAACCCTAATTCTCACTACCCCATCGGTCTCCGGTCGTTCCTCGCACACTATACGTACCCAGCACACCAACTGCACCGCCACATACCTGTTTCCTCCGTAAGAAGATGGGTTAGATAGCTTATAACTTACGGTCCAGGCTTTCAATCGGAAGTTACTTTTTCGGGTCTTTGACATGTAAGTACCGGTACGCATCTGTCGTTGAATGATGCACATAGAAGtattgttgaaagtttAATGCTCCCGACTTTGGAAGGGAGTTGTGGCTTGCAAGGCACTGATTGCGGATCAGTTACATGAAGCGAGCATCAAAGGAGCAAGTAGCTTGGGAtgaaaaaggaaatgaGAGCGAGATGGACGAATGACAGACGTATGCTATATGCTACTCTATGTTAGCATATCCCCGGTCGTACGTCCTTGCATTTTTTCCGGAGTTCGACTGTGCTTGGCGTCACAAACTATTGGCTAAAAGAAACTAAAAATGAGCTAATGGTTGAATAACATATTTTCGGACATGTATGCACACGTACTAGCATACCATATTTTTAGCAAACAACAAGGGGTTTGGGGTAATCACCCTTACGGATGGGCATTGGTGAGTTTCCGCTATCCTGGTCGTCTGGAGTCGTTTCCTTCCTCAAATGGAATTTGGGATGTAGCCTTTGTCAGACATGGTCGTTCATTGACCATTCGCCAATTGCATTTCCCCCTTGAAAGGAATACCTTTAAATGTGAATGTAATGTCGGCCCTCTCACTCTTGACTTGGCGTTCATTTTGACTGAAAGCTCTCGAGCGGATATTCTGTGAGCCATACATTATTTACTTCCTGTAAATGATCCCCAGAACCCCAAGATAACTACATATTTGACCCTAATGATTTTCACCTACTGACAATTTGGGTCACTTTTCTTATcagaaaaaagaaaaaagaaaaaagaaaaaaaaaaaaaatacCTGGTACCGATTAATCATGGATTTGAACCTTGATAGTTCCTTGACAGGGATTAACGGCGACATGGAAAGCCTAGGCAGCCTTCTTCAATGTGAAACAGTGGGTGGCAAGTGATTTCAGTTCGACAAGCCCGCCGGCGAAAAGTCGAATTGTTTTCGGGTATTGCAACAGGGTTTAGGCATGCATCAGCAAGACTTTTCGAGCGGGCTTGATGAGGTAATGGGAATTACTGACTTGATTGTTGTACATATACTGGAATTGAAGATCAATCTCATGGACTCCGCAGTAGCCGAATGGTTACTGACAAAGATAGTATTAGCTACTGACTATTCATGATGGAAATAAGAATCAGGGAAAAAAGATATTACGCAGTTTGCTCTGGTGGACGGACACTAATGACAAAGACTTTGTCTCTAACCTTGACAGACTGTCGAAGCAATAGAGTCAGCGTTAGCAACTTCGAAGACGTCTATCATGCAAGATTTTACAAATATGGCAGATCTGATACTGCTCTCCATTCTGGTATAGTCAAGTGCAAGCGAAAACTCCATGCCCGCCTCGTCCTTGATCTGCTTCCGAACTTCTTCGAGTTTTGCAGTCTTCTCAATCTGTACGGTCCTGGCAGGTGGGAGAAGTTTCTTGGCGAACTCAAGTCGGGATGGGAAGAGGTCGCTGATCACAATGAGCGGACAGCCTGCAGCGTGTGCAGCAAGAAGAGTGACCACTAGTCCTATAAGCTCCCTCCGCTACCGGATGGTAAGTACTACACTTTGAAATGAAAATACTAAGGGGGGGTAGAGTTACCAAATAACAATACTAAATAAAAATAGTCTCCCAATCTCAAACCTGTTCTGTCAAGAGCTGCTGAAGCTATTGTGAGAGGCTCACACAAGGATTCTTCTTCATACGACTTGTTATAGGCCAGACGGTGGCACCAAACAGAGGGGGGCGCTTGTAGTATCCGGTGAGTGTACCGTGGTAAGAGGGGtagagaagaagacgacAGCAGGACCTAGAAGAGAAACGTAGGCCCCTGCAATGGGACCAGTCTCAAAAAAAGTACTTACAAGCATTAGACGGCCAGTACGGCAAGGATCACATGAAGCCAGACCACATGGAACACCATTAGCTACTCTATCCGCCGACCTGCCACTGCGTAACGCCCTCTCCGACGGCAACGATTTCGCCTGCCGATCTATGACATGCTCCACACTCATGTGTGACAAACATGGTAGACCCAACAAAGCCATGCTTCCAGAAATGGACGTCTTAAACTACATCATACGTCAACCTTATTAATACCATTCCGGTTTGATatgaaagaaggaaaatgTACCGGCAGATTCCTGTGGCACGAACGTGGATTGTCATTTCACCAGGACCGGGCTCGAAGCAAGGCTTTTTGACCATGTGGATCTCATGCTGAATTGTATGCGCAGGCGATGTTGAACTTCGGGTCGGAAAGCTCAGGGGCATCTTCGGCGAGCGTTTGGAACTCGGGATGCTGAATGACCTTTGTGGGGCCATAATGAGCCTCGAATTTGGTGGTAGGGATGGATGTGGTGGCGGTGGTTATGGCTGTAGGTAATGATGAGTAATTGGTGCATTGTGAGCTTTGCTCGGGTTGCGCTGCCTTTATATTCAGCAGTACTATCGAACAAAGACGCTACTTGTCGAAGAGAGAGATTGATCTCATACCAGATAGCCGGCAGGAACCATGCGGCAGACGGCATCACAGGCACCGAGTGTCGGCCCTTTAGTCACGGATCCCCGTCGGTCGGTATTCAGTCGTCTCTCATCCGATTTTATTATTTCTGTCAACACCTTTGAGAGGATTTTTTGCCTCTGTGACAAGGTTCTGCCTGCCGTTGATGCCGAGGAATTTGCCGGGAAACTCGCCCGACCCATGAGCGGCCATAGAAGTCGTTTTACGATAAAAACAGCTACCTGACCAATCAAACCCGTGTGGCTTTGCAATTCCCCCAAGCGTCTCAACAACATCATTCATTCATTCAGCATGTCCATCACCCTCAACTTCGTCGACAAAGCCGTACTCGTCATTGGAGGGGGACAATGAATTGGTTTGCAATCTCCAAGGCTCTTGCTGAAGCTGTCGCCGATGTCGCTATCAGCTATACTTCGAAGGATGCCACATCCGTCGCCAAGGAGAGCTATGACAAACATGGGGGGAAAAGTAGGGCATTCAAGTGCGAGATCACGAACATTATCGAGGTGGATGCGTTGTTTCTGggggtgaagaaggagtACGGTAGAGGTGCTGATATCCATGTTGCGATAACTGGTGAGCAAATGGTTCTGTCAAGGGATCATTTGAAAGCTAAACAGTTGCCTTTTCCAGTGCATCACTCTTGGAAGAACGCCTCTGAAAATACCGATGGTATGTAAATCTCATCCAGTTTGGCCTGTACAATCGCTGGATGGTTATGTTTAAGAGGACTTCCAATCCATCTTCACCGCCAACACATTTGGCCCATAAAATGCCTCTCCCAATCCTTCGTTAAATTCTGGATCGGTCTCTTGTGAACTCTGACAGCGACCCAATCAGCGTTGTTAACATGAAGATTGTCGGCCTCAAGAAACAAATAACATTTTGTATCGAGTATCTCGGGCGCTCGTAGCTAGCGAACTCAGAGACAATCGACTTTAACGCCAAGTGAAGGGATGTCACGATGCTCGCAAAGGTACGATCTACATTTATCGCTTGGGAGGATGTTTACTGATTGAGTAGGCTGTGTACAGTTTGGCCGGCGAGTGGTCCCACATTAGTATCCCCAACTCAATTTCTCCTGTACGCCTCGTCATTTCTTCTACTTTGGTTACCTCTTTCCTCTACACAAGCTGATATTCGAATCAAAGGGACACATCTTCGTGTTATGATCGCCGATCCCTCGGACGCTATTGCCTCAACCTGGGTTTTAAGAATGGGAGGGAGAAACACAACCCCCGTTGGCCGCTGAATCGTCAACTATGAGCCCTCTTTTCCTTATCCTATTCAAGATGAGCCAATACCTCTGTTCGCACGTAGAGTTCCCCCAGCCGACGAAATTGGAGGTTTCTTTTCTACGCTCTTATCGAATAAGATGGGTGGGATGAGGTTTATGGGCGGATCGGACACTGTGGTAAATGGTTGTGAGTAACATGTTTATCTGAATTGCCGATGGGTCCTTGAGTGGCGCTAATAAGCCCACAAGATACACTATCTTCTAAAATTAGGCGTGCCGTTGATAGAAAGTAAAAGATGGTGGTGCGGAAAAGGGTATTTCGTGAATATTATAGGACCTTTGCTGCAATGATCTTTCATTCTACGCCTTGACGAGACGTTGCCACGAAGGCGTCTAAGTTCTATGGTCGCCCGAGCGCCGTCTGAAAAGTAATTTATACTTGGTATTACACCCTGATGCGTCGTTAGAGACACACTTAACGATTCCATGACGCACAAACGTCTAACAGCCCTCCATAAACTCATACGAGCCACTCAGTCTAAGCATTGACACGTGCTGTCATGCCCTTCGCCGCAAGTCTCCGCTTTCCTGTAGTTTGTACAGTCAAATATCACCGGCCAACTTCTTTCGAGAGCGTGTCCTATTCAATCTAATTAACTTGACGTTCCACGTTCCTCAAGTGATGAGAGAGACTACGTACCTAAAGTCGGATTCGAAGGTTTACTGTCCCACCATCCTTCCTTCCATATCCAATGCTCGGGAGGGGCATGAAATTTGCTTCGGATGTTCTCATATAAACGGAGTTGATTTTCGAGGATACGCTTTTTGGAGACTATGAACTGACCTGCCCAGGTGGCCTACCATAATCCAACTCAGCCACCATTTCATTTATTTCCTCCTAAACGTCTTCCTCCCAGTTTCCAgtttttcttcttccctttccatcttctaTCTCCCCTCACTCTAACATGAATAACAAAGACGGACAAACTCACAAGCTGCGGTATAGGGGGACAGAGATCGCCTCGAAAAGCACTGTAGATGTCGGCCATACGGGGGAAATTCTGTTCTGTAGAGTCGATACCGCAAGTTTGGTTGATGTAAGGCCCAAAGGACATAAACCCAGTATTGGGTTTTAGGAGGTTTTCAAGGCGGGGGAGAAAGACCCAGTGCCAGGCGACATGCGGCTGCAATTTTGAGAAGAGCGTTAGCCGTTGGATTAGaaaaaaaatggaaaaaggGGGAAATGGAAACTTGCCTGCATGAAGATGGTATGACCTGCCAGACCCGTATCGGGCTTGTTGTAATGTCGGCATATATGGTTCTACACGTGCGATCAGCGTTCCAAGTCAAAACACGCGTATGGCAAAAAAAGGGAGACTTACGAGATAAGTTTCCCCTTCTCGTCCCACATTGGGGATGGCCACAACTTCATCCGAAATTTCTAATAACTCTCGCAAACCAGCCTTATTGCGGTCTCCTTTTGAATAGATGATAACTCGATGGGATTTGTGGGAAGGTAATCGTTGCAAGACGCTCTCTATACTTTCTCTCATCATGTTGACATCTTCGTCGTAATGAGCGATAATACTGGAAGAGGTCAACTTGATACATTTGGTGAAAATATGGCTGCTTACACGTCGTAGTCGCTTCGCGATATCCATGAGTCACGTTTCAGCGTGGTACCAGCGTCGTGGAACGAAGCCAACGGCCTGATCCAGCCAATGTCAACGACTCGCCTGATGGTAAAGACATCAGACTTACTTAATCAGAGGGCCCGTATCTCTTGAAGGAAGTCCATATTCGAAGGCGGCATGTAGGAATAGCAATAGACTTATTATCCCACAGGCCAATATGCCTAACTTGCGTTTCGGTAATGATGTGATCTTCCCCTTTAATCCATCGAGCGTCGCCATTATAGATGACAGTTGGGGTACTGAATCTTTCCACGAACTCATCTTTGAGATTTTATTTTAATGATTTGGTAGATTATAGGAGATATAAGGGGAAGTCTGCGGTGGTCAGTATTCGAGACAGAGGCATGCAAAAAGTTCGTAAAAAGACCTGCTGCGTTCACGCGTCATACCGATCAAAACGGGGACTCTATGGGCCCAGGAACGGGAAACCTGATTCATCCCACTTTAGTGCCGGAAAAAATGGGTTTTTATGGGTTTTTATTATGCTGCAGCGCTTCTTTCGCGTCTGTGCCTCCTGCAGTGTATATGCATACGTACGTGGTAACTTTCAAAGTAGAACCGCATCATCTCAATGGCTGACGGACCATAGCGGTTTTCAGTAGGCAAAGTCACCCACAAAAGACCGCTTCAGCGTTAGCAGGCTTAAGCATCCAAAATCAGAAAGGTATTTACTTTATACAGCTGCTGGTTGCTTCTTCAAAAAGGTCCACTGCTCGTGTTAACACACATGACAAAACTGAATTCCGGCAGCGGCGTTTACCACCAACAACTCATTGTCAGACGCAGGCAGAGCGAAGGTCCATGAGTCTTAGATGCTGGGCGGTAATGAGTGCACTCTGGGATTAACAGTACCTGTACAGCTTAAGCGACGGACATGAAGCTGATGGACGTATTGGGGATTTATTCCATTTGTCAAAGGACCAAAATATTAATGATGATCAGTGAGTTCTATGGTCCTAATAATAGCATCGCTGTCGAAGACGCAGCTACATATATTGGGTATTTCAAAATGCTGAGGAACCATATAAAGGACCAGTGGGCTCAAGATATAAATACAACAAAATATGCATAAATGCTGTCTATTTCCTATGAGGATCCCAATGTGTTTTCCCCATCAGAAGGAAGCTTTCATACGGCACTGCTCGGCCTTCTAATGATGGTTTGAAAGTTTGTACCGAAGCATATTGGCGAAGCGCATGTCGGTAGTAACATTCACTATCCTTCATCAGCCATTCCATCCAATGAAAAAAAGGGGGGGACGGTTAAAGACTTACTTGGCCGCTGGACTGATCCATCCCTGCCTCATACTCTTCCAATTATTATCTGCTATTCTCTGTACTTTctcttcgttcttctcaTTTAAAAGATTTTTCATGACTTTTGGGAGATTCTTCTCCAGTGGAAGAGGTACTTCAACGTAGTTCTGGTTTGGATCGCCATCTCGGCTGTTTAGGAGGTGGTGGTAGTGTTGAATGTATTCGAGTGGGTGAGCAACGATGACAGAGCGACATTGTTGGAGGTATCTAATGATAGTAGGCCCTTGTGAGCTTCTTTTGCCTTCTTTTGCTGCGTTGAAATAGGTATGCTTACTTTAATCTCCCACTGTACGCCCATCCTTCGACATGAGCCAAAAAAGCGTATTTGCAGTGTTCAGCAGGTGACTTGAGATCCCCGTTGTTCTTGAGTCTCTCCGCTTCATCTTGGCCAACCTTTCCCCAATCTAAAGGCTGAACGTCTGACCATGGTTGGTCTTGACTCGCTCGAAGGAGATCCTGCATCGCCATCTTGTCAAACTTGATCGCAAAACGTAATTGGAGGATGGTGGAGTGGGCTTACGTTGCGAACTTCGACCATGGGCGAGCCTCTCCAGAAAAGTTGTTGTGTCTTGTTGAACCAGTCAGACTCCGTTACCTCCAATTTATCATTTACTTCTAATCCCATGTCGAGCTCGTAATCGAGAGTTTTGGTACGGACTTCTGAGTACGATCCGACTCCTGGCTCGGGCCATGAGAAGAAACCGAAATCTACGTTGCATTAGGCCGATCTTTTGATAGTCGTTTATGACAAGCTTACCGGGCATGAGCCAAAGATCCTTCTGATTCGCTTTACGGCATAATGCGAAGTGAGGATGGTGTCCACCGCCAGCGTCGCTCGTTTGGATAACAAAGCTAAGATGCCATCGAGTCAGGATACATGATATAAATCACAGCAAAACAAATCACTCGACATCAGGTAAAGGTTCGGTCGCTGTAAGTATAGTTCCGTATACTGCAGCAATGGCAGCCTGGGTGCGAGTGTTAATACCTCCTTTATACGCTTTTACAAACAGCTGTTGCACCAAGTGACTGATCAGCTTCCGCCTGTCTCAGAGTATTCCAAAAGCGATTCAAAGGTATCTGATGGCCTTCAAATTGCGTACCTGGTTATTAAGAATGACCAATCTCGCGttcccctcttcctccgcTCCATCGACCATCTTCTTCGAAATTCCCCCTTTGGCCATAAACCATTCTTGTGCACGATCGGCCTCCAAGTACAGATCAGGATATCTCTCCTGACATTGTTCTTCTGTAAGATGTCGGTTTTCGGCTTCCAATGGGTCGGGAAACGTGTATTTGTAGTAATTTGTGGTATAGGAGCTCGGTAATAAGGGGAGGTAGAAGCTAGTGTCGGGGTGGATGTGGGCTATGAAGATGAGTGTAGTTACACAGACTATGATTGCCACGTAGGCGTAAGTTAGGCGGAAGACCATGGCTGGGTCGCCGAGATTTTATAAGACGATTTGACTGTGGTCCAAATCAAATAATATTAATATAATGCCCTTCAGAGCAATAAAATGGTTTCAATATTTATTTCACATACCGATACTTGAGATTTGCCA comes from Cryptococcus gattii WM276 chromosome G, complete sequence and encodes:
- a CDS encoding Hypothetical protein (Similar to TIGR gene model, INSD accession AAW44417.1; CNG00070), whose translation is MERRKRGTRDWSFLITSFVIQTSDAGGGHHPHFALCRKANQKDLWLMPDFGFFSWPEPGVGSYSEVRTKTLDYELDMGLEVNDKLEVTESDWFNKTQQLFWRGSPMVEVRNDLLRASQDQPWSDVQPLDWGKVGQDEAERLKNNGDLKSPAEHCKYAFLAHVEGWAYSGRLKYLQQCRSVIVAHPLEYIQHYHHLLNSRDGDPNQNYVEVPLPLEKNLPKVMKNLLNEKNEEKVQRIADNNWKSMRQGWISPAANECYYRHALRQYASVQTFKPSLEGRAVPYESFLLMGKTHWDPHRK
- a CDS encoding Hypothetical Protein (Similar to TIGR gene model, INSD accession AAW45158.1); translated protein: MSFGPYINQTCGIDSTEQNFPRMADIYSAFRGDLCPPIPQLATWAGQFIVSKKRILENQLRLYENIRSKFHAPPEHWIWKEGWWDSKPSNPTLGHALERSWPVIFDCTNYRKAETCGEGHDSTCQCLD